In Ostrea edulis chromosome 6, xbOstEdul1.1, whole genome shotgun sequence, a single window of DNA contains:
- the LOC125647019 gene encoding uncharacterized protein K02A2.6-like — protein sequence MIDINVDGATLQMLIDSGATCNIVNSDIWSAIRANNENMSLSRNTKRLFSYGSKEPLQILGTFQTVAKYGLRETSAEFAVVKGDYISLLGKDTAVELGVLRIGVEGSDLCSVISEIDKIVASRNTVFDGVGKLKNVQLRIHVDKTVTPVAQPLRRLPFNVRKSVNKKLEELEKMDIIEKVNNPTAWVSPLVVVPKKNGKIRICVDMRRANTAVQRERYPIPTVDEMLEDMNGSKVFSKLDLSWGYHQIELDEESREITTFVTHEGLYRYKRLMFGISSASEIYQRVIGQVIQGIEGVRNLSDDIIVYGTDEVDHNRKLTKVLDRLAEKGLTLNREKCKFGLSKIVFLGHVISSEGIRSDQEKVQAVSETRTPTNSSEIRSFLGLANYCGRFIPNFSTIAAPLRELTRKSTHWRWTQKHQDAFDMLKKALVSAEALAYYNPKAETRIIVDASPVGLGAILAQKQPDGLFKPIAYSSRSLTDVEQRYSQTEREALGVVFGCEKFHMYIYGLEFEIWTDHKPLTYIYSPKSKPPARIERWILRLQPYKYKIVYIPGPKNAADALSRLSRNRVGRIRHIAGEYAYFIAENAVPKALTIQEVRQKTSEDPELAEIMRKVKTGDGRLSPKFRTVEAELSVVDGIVLRGSRIILPKCLRRQTVSLAHEGHQGIVRTKQRLREKVWWPGIDIEAERFVRACHQCQLLTNSNRPEPVRTTVLPDGPWQDLAIDLMGPFPSGEYLLVVIDYFSRFQEVAIMKKITSERIIFQLESMRSDNGPQFVSEEFKGYLDLNGIKHIRTTPYWPQRNGEVERQNRTLLKAIKAANAERKDWRRELPKFLLAYRTTPHSTTGKSPAELLYNRKIHTKLPEMSKRIDHQELRETDARQKLKFKRRADERRGAVESKVEIGDTVVQRQPKRDKLSTEFAPEKFVVREKCRNAVTLEDENGSSVKRNCTAVKKFISNRENETESRDPEISAEESGDESDKDRSVTDTGRPSREHKPPAYLRDYVTT from the coding sequence ATGATAGACATTAATGTGGACGGAGCTACATTGCAAATGCTAATCGACTCTGGCGCTACCTGCAACATCGTAAACTCCGATATATGGAGCGCCATCCGCGCTAACAACGAGAATATGTCCCTATCGAGAAATACCAAAAGATTGTTTTCTTACGGATCAAAGGAACCACTACAAATACTAGGAACTTTTCAGACAGTTGCAAAGTATGGGTTACGTGAAACATCTGCAGAATTTGCTGTCGTTAAAGGTGATTATATTTCCTTACTAGGGAAGGATACAGCAGTCGAGCTAGGAGTTCTACGTATTGGAGTCGAGGGGTCAGACCTTTGTTCTGTTATAAGCGAAATAGATAAGATCGTTGCCTCAAGGAATACTGTTTTCGATGGAGTAGGGAAGCTTAAAAATGTTCAGCTTAGAATTCATGTTGACAAAACCGTGACTCCAGTAGCACAACCGCTACGACGCTTACCATTTAATGTAAGAAAAAGCGTGAACAAGAAGCTTGAAGAGCTGGAGAAGATGGACATAATTGAGAAGGTAAACAACCCCACGGCTTGGGTATCACCACTTGTCGTTGTGCCAAAGAAAAACGGGAAGATTCGAATTTGTGTCGATATGAGACGGGCCAATACTGCAGTTCAACGTGAACGATACCCGATCCCGACGGTGGACGAAATGCTGGAAGACATGAATGGCAGCAAGGTGTTCTCCAAGCTTGATTTAAGTTGGGGATACCACCAGATAGAGCTGGACGAGGAATCAAGGGAGATAACTACGTTTGTGACACACGAGGGCCTCTATCGCTATAAGCGCCTCATGTTTGGAATTTCCTCAGCATCCGAAATCTACCAAAGGGTGATAGGGCAAGTCATTCAAGGAATTGAAGGAGTCCGAAATTTGTCTGATGACATAATTGTTTACGGAACAGACGAGGTGGACCATAACAGGAAGCTTACAAAAGTGCTTGACAGATTGGCAGAGAAGGGACTGACTCTAAATAGAGAAAAGTGCAAATTCGGTCTGTCGAAAATTGTATTCCTCGGACACGTGATTTCGTCAGAAGGAATCCGGTCTGACCAAGAAAAGGTCCAAGCAGTATCAGAGACCAGGACGCCGACGAATAGTTCTGAAATAAGGAGTTTTCTTGGACTAGCTAATTACTGCGGGCGTTTCATACCGAATTTTTCGACGATTGCAGCCCCACTACGCGAGCTAACAAGGAAGAGCACGCACTGGAGGTGGACGCAAAAACACCAGGATGCGTTTGACATGCTTAAAAAAGCCCTTGTAAGTGCTGAAGCACTAGCATACTACAACCCAAAAGCCGAGACGAGGATAATAGTGGATGCAAGTCCCGTAGGACTGGGAGCCATACTAGCACAGAAACAACCAGACGGATTGTTTAAACCAATTGCATATTCAAGTCGATCTCTAACCGATGTAGAGCAGAGATACTCACAGACTGAGCGCGAAGCGCTGGGTGTAGTGTTCGGTTGTGAAAAGttccacatgtacatatacggACTAGAGTTCGAAATCTGGACTGATCATAAGCCCCTGACCTACATTTACTCTCCAAAGTCAAAACCACCAGCCAGGATCGAGCGATGGATTTTGCGACTACAGCCTTATAAGTATAAGATCGTCTACATACCTGGACCAAAGAATGCTGCTGATGCTCTATCGAGATTGAGCCGAAATCGGGTTGGCCGAATACGCCACATTGCAGGGGAGTACGCGTATTTCATCGCAGAAAATGCTGTACCAAAAGCACTGACCATCCAAGAAGTTCGTCAGAAAACATCGGAGGACCCAGAACTCGCGGAGATTATGAGGAAGGTCAAGACGGGGGACGGCCGTCTGAGTCCAAAATTTCGTACCGTGGAGGCGGAGCTTTCAGTCGTTGACGGAATAGTATTACGTGGATCGCGCATCATATTGCCCAAGTGCCTCAGGAGGCAAACAGTATCCCTGGCCCACGAAGGACACCAGGGTATTGTCCGGACGAAACAGAGACTAAGAGAGAAGGTATGGTGGCCAGGTATCGATATAGAAGCCGAGCGATTTGTCAGAGCGTGTCATCAATGCCAACTTTTAACAAACAGCAATAGACCCGAACCAGTTCGAACAACTGTTTTACCTGACGGGCCATGGCAGGATCTGGCTATAGACCTTATGGGACCGTTTCCCTCTGGGGAATACCTATTAGTCGTTATAGACTATTTCTCCCGATTCCAGGAAGTAGCCATAATGAAGAAGATAACTAGTGAGAGGATCATTTTCCAACTTGAAAGTATGCGGAGTGATAATGGACCACAGTTTGTGTCGGAGGAGTTTAAGGGATACCTGGATTTAAATGGTATCAAACACATTCGGACCACACCATACTGGCCGCAAAGGAATGGGGAAGTAGAAAGGCAAAACCGAACATTACTAAAAGCTATAAAGGCGGCAAACGCGGAACGTAAAGATTGGAGACGAGAATTACCAAAGTTCTTACTTGCGTATCGCACGACCCCGCATTCTACAACTGGAAAAAGCCCTGCAGAGTTGTTGTATAACCGGAAAATCCATACCAAGTTACCAGAGATGAGTAAAAGGATCGATCACCAAGAATTACGAGAAACAGATGCGAGAcagaaattaaaattcaaaagaaGGGCGGACGAGAGGCGTGGCGCCGTAGAGTCCAAAGTTGAAATTGGCGACACAGTTGTACAACGTCAGCCTAAGCGCGATAAGCTGTCAACCGAGTTCGCGCCTGAAAAGTTTGTCGTGAGGGAGAAATGCAGGAATGCAGTGACACTCGAAGATGAAAATGGATCATCAGTAAAGCGAAACTGCACAGCTGTAAAGAAATTCATATCGAACCGCGAAAATGAAACAGAATCGCGTGACCCGGAAATTAGCGCAGAAGAATCCGGAGATGAATCTGATAAAGACCGTTCTGTCACAGATACCGGAAGACCATCCCGGGAACACAAGCCACCTGCGTATCTAAGAGACTATGTGACCACTTGA